The DNA window AGCGATCGAGACTGTCGGGTTCGGATTGACCGTCAGGGTGCCTGTGCTTGAGCCCGTGCAACCCTTCGTGTCGGTCACGGTCACGCTATACGTGCCGGCCGTGCTCGTCGAGATCGAAGAGGTCGTCGCGCCTGTGCTCCATGAAAATGTCACGGCGCCCGTCCCGCCCGAAGGTGTGGCGGTCAGGGTCGCAGGCAGCGTGCTCGCGCAGACCTCGGGGCTATTGACCGAGACCGTCGGGTTCGGATTCACGTTAAACACGACCGTATCGAGCGCCGCGCCGCAGCCCTGGCCGCTCGTCACCGTCAGAAGAAGAACCGCTGTTCCGGTTCCCGTGTCCGTGATCGTCGTCGTGAGCGAAGTGGGATCCGTGATCGCAACCCGTCCGCTCAGAACCGACCATAACGGCGTGCCGTTTGTTGCGCTCCCTGCAAGCGTAAACGTCGTCACATCTCCCGCCGCGCAGACAGACTGATCCGGTCCCGCATGCGCCTCCGGCGGGGGAATGACCGCAAACTTGCCAAGTGCAAAATCCATTAATGAACTTGTGAACGACGAAGAGGAACGCGTCTGGAACAGTGCCGTCGCCAACGGGTTGCAGGGATCGATCGGCAACAGGTTCAATCCCGTCAAATCGAGGCCGAACTCTATGAACTGGAGCGCAATCGTCGTATCGGTCAGCGTTCCGTTCGGTGAGACGCCCTGGCCCGGCGCCACCGCCGGAATGTTTGCGAGGTTCGTCACGACAAATCCCTTGCCTGCGGTGAGAGAATCCGCTATCAGTACCCATGATCCGCCGCTATTGGTGCTCCACTCGCGCACGCTGACTATTGGTCTGTTTCCGCCGCCGGTATAATCGACTATTAATAGAATATCTCCACCAACCAGGTGGTTGTTGATATCCACAACGCCTGCGATGCGTCCGCCGACGGCTCCTGTGCCCGATGCCCGGCCTGTGATCTTGTTGCTCCCCGGCACCCGCCGGTCCACGAACATACCCTTCTGGTCGAGTTCAAGGCCTGCGAAACTGTTTCCGTTCACAGCCCGTGTCTCCATCCCGGCGATCACCCACCGATGGCCGGTTGCTCCGTCGACCTGCGTGCTGATATAGCAGTTCGTGATGTCGTTCTTCTGCGGGCTTCCGCCTCCGAAGGTGGTATCGACCACGCCCCAGTGCGTGCTGGCGGAGTCGATCGCCTGATCATTCTTTTGTCCGCCCGTGTACTGTGTCGGATCGTTCTGTGTCGCCCAATCCTGGTCCCGGAACCACAGGCTGTTCGTCGCGTTGTTCAAGCCCAGGACGGAGTGTCCTCCGGATTGAAGCAACAGCGCGCTGCCGGTCGGTCCCTGCGACCAGTCGTTACCGGAAAGAAACGTCGCGCCGGTGAAGGTGATGCCGGAGAAGAAGTTCGCGTCGATCTCGACGTTGGCCGCGCTTCCCGGCGACCCGTTCGGCGGCGTCTGTGCCATTGCGCCGCCTGTCAATCCAAGCGCGCATACAAGCAGAGCGCTACAAAGCAGACGCAAGGAAACAAGTCCCTTGTGCTGCGGCGAAGTTGTAAGAAGTGCGTTCATGAATTGTGCCCCTTTATGAAATGGGATGAATGAAAGGATACCGGTGGCCCGCTTTGTCCCATGCCGGCTTGTGGATAGAGAGTGAAATGATTGTTGCCTCGCCATGAAAAGAAATTTTCTATGGAGACTGTTCCCGACGGAAAACGCCCCGGAGGAATTCTCTTGAGCGTTACGGGAGGAAAATTTTTGAGAGTGAAACGGACCTTCGTTGGATGTTTCAAGATAAAAAAGTGGGCTCCAAAAGTCAAGAAAATAGAGTCCGGATCAACACTTTTAACAATTTCCATCGGCACGTTTTACCCGATTTCCCGAGCGTCTTGCACCGAAGACGAGACGGTCGTTTCTTCGAGACTGACTCCACCGCAAAGTTCAATAAAAACAATGGGGTGGCCCCGGGAAGGGTCCACCCCATTGCTGAGACTTATTACTTCCAGCTTACTTCATCAACACCATCTTCATCACGTCGTGGAACTCCTTCCCGCTCGTCATGGAGGTGGCCTGCAGCCGGTACATGTAGATCCCGGAAGGCAGGGCCGCACCCTCAGGATTCGCAGTGCTCCAATCGACCGACTGGTATCCCGCATCCATCACGCCATCCACGAGCGTTGCGACTTCCTGGCCGAGGATGTTGAACACGCTCAGACGGACGCTGCTCGCTTCGGGCAGATCGAATTTGATCTGCGTCGTGGGATTGAACGGATTCGGATAGTTCGTGTGGAGCGCGTACTGAGCCGGAGTTGCGAGGCTCAATTCGGACGCTCCCTTGAACTCCGTCTTGCCGAGGGCGGAAAGCCCGACGCAATTCGGCGCCGCATTGATGCTGTCGGCGGTGGTCTGAATCGGCGTGCCGGCGACCGAAGTGATGAAGTTGTACTGGCAGGTCGGAGGCGCACCGCTGTAGGTTCCGCCCTGGATCGACTTGACACTATACTTCACCGAGATGATGTAGTGGTTGCCCGGTGTCGCGTTGGTGATGCAGACACGTCCCTGGCCGGGTGAAGGTTCGGTGCCCTGCGTCAGACTCTGGCAGGCGTCGGAGTAGATGTAGATCTGGTTGCCGTTCTGAATCCGGTTCAGCTTGAACGTGCTGCAAGCCTTGGTCTGTGTCACGTCGACGCAGAAGCTCGCGCTCGGCGCGGTGATCTGCGCGAAGTAGAAGAACACTCCGGGGGTTGCGGTGCCGACCGTTCCGTTTGCCGGCTTGTAGCAAAGCGACGGGAGACGTGTGGCCGTTCCGCTCGCGAACTCGCTGCAGGTGGTCTGAGTCGGGAATATGTGCCCGCCGCAATCGGTCTTCAGCGTTATCGTTCCGGATCCGGAGCCTGTGCATCCCTTGGTATCGGTCACGGTCACGCTGTAGGTACCGGCAGTGCTCGTCCTGATCGTGGAGGCCGTCGCGCCGCTGCTCCACGCGTATGTAACTGAGCCGGTTCCGCCGCTGGCCGTGGCCGTTAACGTGGCGGAGTCGCCGGGGCAGACCAACGCGCTATTCACCGAGACTGTCGGATTCGGATTGACTGTCAGACAGCCCGAGCTTGAGCCCGTGCAACCCTTGGTATCCGTCACCGTCACCGAATAGCAGCCCGCAGTGCTCGTGCCGATCGTCGATGTCGTTGCCCCTGTGCTCCATGCGAAGGTCGAAGCGCCCGTACCGCCCGAAGGCGTTGCAGTCAAGGTCGCCGGAAGAGTGCTCGCGCAGACTTCGGGGCTATTGACTGAGACTGTCGGGTTCGGATTCACCGTGAGGGTGCCCGTGCTCGAGCCTGTGCAACCCTTCGTATCGGTCACGGTCACGCTGTACGTTCCAGCCGTGCTCGTGCTGATCGTCGAGGTGGTCGCGCCGGTGCTCCATGCGAACGTTTTCGCGCCCGTTCCGCCCGATGGCGTGCCAGTCAAAGTGGCCGGAAGTGTGCTCGCGCAAACTTCGGGGCTATTCACCGAGACTGTCGGATTCGGATTGACGGTCAGGCAGCCAAAGCTTGAGCCGGTGCAACCCTTCGTATCCGTCACCGTCACAGAGTAACAGCCCGCCGTGCTGGTGCTGATCGTCGAGGTCGTCGCGCCGGTGCTCCAGAGGAAGGTCGAGGCAACGCCCGCCGCGCCAAATGCGGACGGAGCCGCCCCGAAGCTCGGAGTGGCAGTCAGCGTCGCCGGCAGCGTGCTTGCGCAGACTTCCGGGCTGTTGACCGAAACCGTCGGGTTCGGATTGATCGTCAGGCAACCTGAGCCGGTGCCCGAGCATCCCTTCGAATCGGTGACCGTTACAGAGTAACAGCCGGCCGTGCTGGAGCTGATCGTGGAAGTCGTCGCGCCGGTGCTCCATGAGAACGAGTAGTTGGGAGTGCCGCCGCTCGGAGTCGCCGTCAGCGTCGCGGGAAGCGTATTCGCGCAGACTTCGGGACTGTTGACGGAGACTGTCAGTCCGGGGTTGATTCCAACCGTCCCTGAACCTGTTCCGGTGCAGCCCTTCGTATCGGTCACGGTCACGCTGTAGGTTCCAGCCGTGCTCGTGCTGATCGTCGATGTCGTCGCGCCGGTACTCCATGCGAACGTCTTCGAGCCGGTCCCGCCCGACGGGGTCGCTGTCAGTGTCGCAGCGCCGCCCTGGCAGGCCGAGGAATTGTCGACCGAGACGGTCGGATTCGGATTGGCAGTGAGCGTCCCTGTGCTCGAGCCGGTGCAACCTTTTGTATCGGTCACGGTCACGCTGTAGGTTCCGGCCGTGCTCGTGCTGATCGTCGAGGTCGTTTCGCCCGAGCTCCAGGCAAACGTCTTGGCACCGGTCCCGCCGGATGGCGTTGCGGTCAATGTGGCCGCGAACCCCGCGCAAGCCTCCGGGCTATTCACCGAGACTGTCGGATTCGGATTCGCCGTGAAGGTGCCTGAACCGGAGCCCGTGCAACCCTTCGTATCGGTCACGGTCACGCTGTAGGTCCCCGCCGTGCTCGTGCTGATCGTCGAGGTCGTCGCGCCTGTGCTCCATAAGAATGTCGCGCCGGCTGCATGTGCGCCGCTCGGCGTCGCGGTCAGGGTGGCCGAAGTCCCTGAACATGCTTCCGGACTATTGACGGAAACCGTCGGGTTCGGATTGACCGTCAGGGTGCCTGTGCTTGAGCCCGTGCAACCCTTCGTATCGGTCACGGTCACGCTGTAGGTTCCGGCCGTGCTCGTGCTGATCGTCGAGGTTGTCGCGCCTGTGCTCCATGAGAATGTGACGGCGCCCGTCCCGCCCGAAGGTGTGGCGGTCAACGTGGCCGAACTCCCTGAGCATGCCTCGGGGCTATTGACCGAGACCGTCGGGTTCGGATTCACATTAAACACGACCGTATCGAGCGAAGCGCCGCAGCCCTGGCCGCTCGTCACCGTCAAAAGAAGAACCGCTGTTCCTGTTCCCGTGTCGGTGATCGTCGTCGTCAGGGAGGTGGGGTCCGTAATCGCAACCCGGCCGCTCAGGACCGACCACAATGGCGTACCGTTCGTCGCGCTTCCCGCGAGCGTGAATGTCGTGGGATCGGTTGTCTGGCAAACCGCCTGGTCGGGCCCCGCATGCGCCTCGGGAGGCGGAATGACCGCGAACTTGCCGAGGGCAAAATCCATTAAAGAACTTGTGAACGACGCTGAGGAACGCGTCTGGAAGAGCGCTGTTGCCAGCGGGTTGCATGGGTCGATCGGCAACAGGTTCAATCCCGTGAGATCGAGGCCGAATTCGACGAACTGCAACGCAATCGTCGTATCCGTCAGGTTTCCCTGCGGTGAGACGCCCTGTCCCGGAGCTACCGCCGGAATGTTCGCCGCATTCGTGGTGACGAATCCCTTGCCCGCGGTGAGTGAATCGGCGATCAGGACCCACGATCCGCCGCTATTGGTGCTCCACTCGCGGACGCTCACGACCGGCTTCGATCCGCCGTTCGTGTAATCCACGATCAATAGAATATCGCCGCCGACCAGGTGGTTATTAATGTCGACTACGCCCGCGATGCGGCCGCCGACTGCTCCTGTGCCCGAAGCGCGTCCGGTGATCTTGTTGCTTCCAGGCACTCTGCGGTCGACGAACATACCCTTCTGGTCTAATTCCAAACCTGCGAAGCTCACGCCGTTGGTTGCGCGTGTCTCAAAGCCCGCGACCACCCAACGGTGGCCCGTCGCTCCGTCCACCTGCGTGCTGATGTAGCAGTTGGTGATGTCGTTCTTCTGTGGGCTTCCGCCGC is part of the Bacteroidota bacterium genome and encodes:
- a CDS encoding T9SS type A sorting domain-containing protein, whose product is MMLNTVSNMLRARVTALPALCCAILVCTLAFTSGAYAQTPPAGTPGSAANVEIDANFFSGVTFTGAAFLSGNDWSQGPTGSALLLQSGGVSVLGLNNATNSLWFRDPNWGTGNDGTQYTGGQKNDQAIDSASTHWGVVDSTFGGGSPQKNDITNCYISTQVDGATGHRWVVAGFETRATNGVSFAGLELDQKGMFVDRRVPGSNKITGRASGTGAVGGRIAGVVDINNHLVGGDILLIVDYTNGGSKPVVSVREWSTNSGGSWVLIADSLTAGKGFVTTNAANIPAVAPGQGVSPQGNLTDTTIALQFVEFGLDLTGLNLLPIDPCNPLATALFQTRSSASFTSSLMDFALGKFAVIPPPEAHAGPDQAVCQTTDPTTFTLAGSATNGTPLWSVLSGRVAITDPTSLTTTITDTGTGTAVLLLTVTSGQGCGASLDTVVFNVNPNPTVSVNSPEACSGSSATLTATPSGGTGAVTFSWSTGATTSTISTSTAGTYSVTVTDTKGCTGSSTGTLTVNPNPTVSVNSPEACSGTSATLTATPSGAHAAGATFLWSTGATTSTISTSTAGTYSVTVTDTKGCTGSGSGTFTANPNPTVSVNSPEACAGFAATLTATPSGGTGAKTFAWSSGETTSTISTSTAGTYSVTVTDTKGCTGSSTGTLTANPNPTVSVDNSSACQGGAATLTATPSGGTGSKTFAWSTGATTSTISTSTAGTYSVTVTDTKGCTGTGSGTVGINPGLTVSVNSPEVCANTLPATLTATPSGGTPNYSFSWSTGATTSTISSSTAGCYSVTVTDSKGCSGTGSGCLTINPNPTVSVNSPEVCASTLPATLTATPSFGAAPSAFGAAGVASTFLWSTGATTSTISTSTAGCYSVTVTDTKGCTGSSFGCLTVNPNPTVSVNSPEVCASTLPATLTGTPSGGTGAKTFAWSTGATTSTISTSTAGTYSVTVTDTKGCTGSSTGTLTVNPNPTVSVNSPEVCASTLPATLTATPSGGTGASTFAWSTGATTSTIGTSTAGCYSVTVTDTKGCTGSSSGCLTVNPNPTVSVNSALVCPGDSATLTATASGGTGSVTYAWSSGATASTIRTSTAGTYSVTVTDTKGCTGSGSGTITLKTDCGGHIFPTQTTCSEFASGTATRLPSLCYKPANGTVGTATPGVFFYFAQITAPSASFCVDVTQTKACSTFKLNRIQNGNQIYIYSDACQSLTQGTEPSPGQGRVCITNATPGNHYIISVKYSVKSIQGGTYSGAPPTCQYNFITSVAGTPIQTTADSINAAPNCVGLSALGKTEFKGASELSLATPAQYALHTNYPNPFNPTTQIKFDLPEASSVRLSVFNILGQEVATLVDGVMDAGYQSVDWSTANPEGAALPSGIYMYRLQATSMTSGKEFHDVMKMVLMK